One genomic window of Candidatus Pseudobacter hemicellulosilyticus includes the following:
- a CDS encoding dienelactone hydrolase family protein — protein sequence MHDYRVVSTGTPIEEAKKVLILIHGRGGSAEDILGLGRVLKVDGFALMAPQATGGAWYPYSFLAPPAQNEPWLSSAIANLERLVSEVEQQGIGVENIYFAGFSQGACLTLEFVTRNARRYGGVAAFTGGLIGDQLYPERYKGDFGGTPVFVGTGDPDPHVPVARVEASKALLEQMGAAVTLNVYKGRMHTISQDEIARANEVVF from the coding sequence ATGCATGACTATAGAGTGGTGTCAACAGGTACACCGATAGAAGAAGCAAAGAAAGTATTGATCCTGATCCACGGACGTGGAGGCAGTGCCGAAGATATCCTGGGATTGGGCCGGGTATTGAAAGTGGATGGTTTTGCGTTGATGGCCCCACAGGCCACGGGTGGAGCCTGGTATCCTTATTCTTTTCTGGCGCCGCCGGCGCAGAACGAGCCTTGGCTGAGCAGTGCCATTGCCAATCTTGAAAGGCTGGTGAGTGAAGTGGAGCAGCAGGGGATAGGGGTAGAGAATATTTATTTTGCGGGGTTTTCGCAGGGGGCTTGTCTGACCCTGGAATTTGTGACCCGCAACGCCCGGCGATATGGTGGTGTGGCCGCTTTTACGGGTGGACTGATCGGCGATCAGCTGTATCCGGAAAGATATAAAGGTGATTTTGGCGGCACGCCAGTATTCGTTGGAACGGGTGATCCTGATCCGCATGTGCCGGTAGCCCGGGTGGAAGCATCAAAAGCATTATTGGAGCAGATGGGCGCCGCAGTGACCTTAAATGTCTATAAAGGACGGATGCATACCATCAGTCAGGATGAGATTGCCAGGGCGAATGAAGTGGTGTTTTGA
- a CDS encoding Crp/Fnr family transcriptional regulator: protein MYEAIDQAIAKYVQLGKEELQLFHGLLKLKKVKKKSYLLQEGDVCTTESFVLKGCIRTYYLDKEGLETIISFAVEGWWVSDLTSFTDQVPSNMFIEALEDCELLQIDYASKMQLFEKIPKLERYFRLLVQRSLSVFQQRLYATVSQTAEERYLHFLDRYPQIVQRVPQHQIARYIGVSPEFLSKIRSGLLKKN, encoded by the coding sequence ATGTACGAAGCTATCGACCAGGCCATTGCTAAATATGTCCAGCTCGGCAAAGAAGAGCTGCAGCTGTTCCATGGCCTGCTCAAACTGAAAAAGGTCAAAAAGAAGAGCTACCTGCTACAGGAAGGCGATGTCTGTACCACCGAATCCTTCGTATTGAAAGGCTGTATCCGCACCTATTACCTCGACAAGGAAGGGCTGGAAACCATTATCTCCTTCGCCGTGGAAGGATGGTGGGTCAGCGACCTGACCAGCTTTACCGACCAGGTCCCTTCCAATATGTTCATCGAAGCACTGGAAGACTGTGAGCTCCTCCAGATCGACTATGCCAGCAAAATGCAGCTCTTCGAAAAGATCCCCAAACTGGAACGCTATTTCAGGCTCCTGGTCCAGCGCTCCCTCAGCGTATTCCAGCAGCGCTTATATGCCACTGTATCCCAGACAGCCGAAGAACGCTACCTGCATTTCCTGGACAGATACCCGCAGATTGTCCAGCGGGTACCGCAACACCAGATCGCCCGGTATATAGGTGTTTCCCCTGAGTTCCTGAGCAAAATAAGGAGCGGCTTATTAAAGAAAAATTAA
- a CDS encoding transposase: MNGKLLQQQYKHHISGYKDWDQKEHASEWMLFEENMGTHLSIDETALSNDELYTIVTNKAAKGRKGALVAMVRGTLADRVEEVLSRLSLKLRKRVQEVTLDMAANMNLIVKRCFPFAHRVIDRFHIQQLAGEAVQEIRIKYRWQAIDEENEQIALSRKAKQTYVQQLLSNGDSPKQLLARSRYLLFKQKIRWTPSQKQRAALLFELYPRVKQAYDLSIKLADIFRQCKCKEEAFKRLALWHNEVETAGIESFRTVSRSIETHYLAILNFFNNRSTNASAESFNAKIKAFRASARGVRDIKFFLFRLSKLYA; this comes from the coding sequence ATGAATGGTAAACTTCTGCAGCAGCAGTATAAGCATCACATCAGCGGCTACAAAGACTGGGATCAAAAGGAGCATGCTTCAGAGTGGATGCTTTTTGAAGAGAACATGGGTACTCATCTGAGTATCGATGAAACAGCCCTATCCAATGACGAACTATACACTATTGTCACCAACAAAGCAGCTAAAGGCCGCAAGGGCGCGCTGGTAGCAATGGTCAGAGGAACGCTGGCTGACCGGGTGGAAGAAGTCTTATCCCGCCTGAGTTTGAAGCTCAGGAAGCGGGTTCAGGAAGTAACCCTGGATATGGCCGCTAATATGAACCTGATCGTCAAACGGTGCTTCCCTTTTGCACACCGTGTTATTGATCGCTTCCACATACAACAACTGGCCGGAGAAGCAGTGCAAGAGATACGAATAAAGTATCGCTGGCAGGCTATCGACGAAGAGAATGAGCAGATTGCTCTGTCAAGAAAAGCCAAACAGACTTACGTGCAACAGTTATTATCCAATGGCGATTCCCCCAAACAATTACTTGCCCGCAGCCGCTACCTGCTGTTCAAGCAAAAGATCAGGTGGACTCCTTCACAAAAACAAAGGGCAGCACTGCTGTTCGAGTTGTATCCACGAGTGAAGCAGGCTTATGATCTATCCATAAAGCTGGCTGATATCTTCCGTCAATGCAAATGCAAGGAAGAGGCCTTTAAGAGACTGGCGCTCTGGCATAATGAAGTGGAAACGGCAGGAATAGAATCGTTCAGAACGGTATCAAGATCTATTGAGACTCACTACCTGGCAATACTGAACTTCTTCAATAACAGAAGTACCAATGCTTCGGCAGAATCCTTTAATGCGAAAATAAAGGCCTTCAGGGCATCAGCCAGAGGGGTTAGGGACATCAAATTCTTCTTGTTCAGACTGTCTAAACTCTATGCGTAG
- a CDS encoding transposase, producing the protein MNKSQGQDIVKELMGYLLPAGTLDYFELTHIVKDKEGLVLFLEEKNLPPAEYQDQSLHSKGFLPEVRVQDFPIRDQKVQLSIRRRRWEHPGTGEIISRNWDLVMQGARITKEFGLFLKDALG; encoded by the coding sequence ATGAATAAAAGCCAAGGACAGGATATAGTAAAAGAGTTAATGGGTTATTTATTACCCGCAGGAACATTAGACTATTTTGAATTAACTCACATCGTAAAAGATAAAGAAGGTCTGGTATTATTTTTAGAAGAGAAGAACCTTCCCCCCGCCGAATACCAGGACCAATCCCTTCATTCCAAAGGCTTTTTACCCGAAGTTCGAGTTCAAGACTTCCCTATTCGCGATCAGAAAGTACAATTAAGCATCCGGCGCCGCCGCTGGGAACATCCGGGCACTGGCGAGATCATCTCCCGCAACTGGGACCTGGTCATGCAGGGCGCACGAATCACCAAAGAGTTCGGGCTTTTTTTAAAAGATGCACTTGGATAA
- a CDS encoding phage integrase SAM-like domain-containing protein, giving the protein MKHHTLLKLFDKSTDAHKKKLKPGTKKNCGTTRQYVASFIQKTFGEPDINVRKLNFKFATEFELFIPAHPIKKHDPCIGNGIAKNLERLSGIANWGSDLGWVKPYPFGRLQAHKTPSHPNRLKPHHILLMEGKRLNNPKLALVRDLFLFSCYTGFAFVEVMRMAMKHFERSNTGKFCCSLYRLESSTLEALPLLPEAVALIKKYKDLPVCVASGFIFPRITNQEVNRCLKILQEIYDIPFDLTFHAARHTFGFIAVKAGIDVKIVKKFMGHLKITTTDKYTEVDEEMLKEALAKAEAAKRKSANLPSPKEYLDKPGPKRKNMADAMID; this is encoded by the coding sequence TTGAAGCACCACACCCTGCTGAAATTGTTTGATAAGTCCACGGACGCACATAAGAAAAAGTTAAAACCTGGAACTAAAAAGAACTGCGGTACTACGCGGCAATACGTGGCCAGTTTCATTCAAAAAACTTTTGGTGAGCCTGATATTAATGTCCGAAAACTGAATTTTAAATTTGCTACTGAGTTTGAACTTTTTATTCCTGCTCATCCGATCAAAAAGCATGATCCCTGTATTGGGAATGGTATTGCAAAAAATCTGGAGCGCTTGTCCGGCATTGCAAATTGGGGATCGGATCTGGGATGGGTGAAGCCATATCCATTTGGTCGTTTGCAGGCGCACAAGACCCCATCGCATCCTAATAGACTGAAACCTCACCATATTTTGTTGATGGAGGGAAAGCGACTCAATAACCCCAAACTTGCCCTGGTCAGAGATTTGTTCCTGTTTAGCTGTTATACCGGGTTTGCGTTCGTTGAGGTGATGCGTATGGCTATGAAGCACTTCGAAAGAAGTAACACTGGCAAATTCTGTTGTTCTTTGTACAGGCTGGAAAGCTCCACCTTAGAAGCACTGCCATTACTTCCCGAGGCAGTTGCGTTAATCAAGAAATATAAGGACCTCCCAGTATGTGTGGCAAGTGGTTTTATTTTTCCACGCATCACCAACCAGGAGGTGAATCGTTGTTTGAAGATCTTGCAAGAAATCTATGACATTCCATTTGATCTTACATTTCATGCGGCGCGGCATACTTTCGGATTTATTGCTGTGAAAGCCGGCATTGATGTAAAAATAGTCAAGAAGTTTATGGGGCATTTAAAAATTACCACTACGGATAAATACACTGAAGTAGATGAAGAAATGTTGAAAGAAGCCCTCGCAAAAGCAGAAGCAGCTAAGAGAAAATCGGCAAACCTACCCAGTCCAAAAGAATACCTGGACAAACCTGGCCCCAAAAGAAAGAATATGGCCGATGCTATGATAGATTAA
- a CDS encoding DNA-binding protein — MREAIGVDRQQPALYPWLTWEDLQRFKVELLAELKVLLETKQQEGAKRWLKSYEVRRLLNMSAGTLQTYRMNGTLPFTKMGGTLYYEYRAIENLLQKQKVVRKIWK, encoded by the coding sequence ATGAGGGAAGCAATAGGGGTGGATCGTCAGCAACCTGCTTTGTATCCATGGTTAACGTGGGAGGATCTACAGCGATTCAAAGTTGAATTATTAGCCGAACTGAAGGTGCTGCTGGAGACCAAGCAGCAGGAAGGTGCTAAACGCTGGCTGAAATCTTATGAGGTTAGGAGGCTGCTCAACATGTCAGCAGGTACGCTACAGACATACCGAATGAATGGGACCCTTCCATTCACGAAGATGGGAGGTACCTTGTATTACGAGTATCGTGCTATTGAAAACCTGCTCCAAAAACAAAAGGTGGTACGGAAAATATGGAAATAG
- a CDS encoding AraC family transcriptional regulator yields the protein MQRIEPGEREAILKIVALIHQDPQQHYSIAALAVAVGASLTRVKQLFKAVTGRPFYQQVFEIRMQRATELLAATELPIPQIARKVGYRNTNAFSRAFRKYTKGISASQYRLRYPGG from the coding sequence ATGCAAAGAATTGAACCAGGAGAGCGAGAGGCAATCCTGAAAATCGTGGCCCTTATCCACCAGGACCCGCAGCAGCACTATTCCATTGCTGCCCTCGCCGTGGCGGTCGGCGCCAGCCTCACCCGTGTCAAACAATTATTCAAGGCAGTGACAGGCCGGCCCTTTTACCAGCAAGTATTTGAGATCAGGATGCAGAGAGCCACCGAACTGCTCGCGGCCACCGAACTGCCGATCCCGCAGATTGCCCGCAAAGTAGGTTACCGCAATACCAATGCCTTCTCCAGGGCTTTTCGCAAGTATACCAAAGGCATCAGCGCCTCGCAGTACCGGCTGCGCTATCCTGGTGGGTAA
- a CDS encoding redoxin domain-containing protein codes for MKKYLLYIGAALVVAVVLSLTFWPATPSYEGLPPGIDQVPAVKMLQADSQTIKVTDYVKGAPTIFFYFDEDCHTCQQETQSIIDSMQYLKEVRFFLLSLNSLPRIERFKSRYHLADYPNVVVGKDHTYSIASLFKLDGIPAMVVYDRKGQITKIYEGGATATELLKQLN; via the coding sequence ATGAAAAAATATCTACTATATATCGGCGCCGCACTGGTGGTAGCGGTCGTCTTGTCACTTACTTTTTGGCCGGCTACGCCCAGCTACGAAGGACTGCCACCGGGTATTGATCAGGTCCCCGCTGTTAAAATGCTTCAGGCCGATAGCCAGACCATAAAGGTGACGGATTATGTCAAAGGGGCACCGACGATATTTTTTTACTTCGACGAAGACTGCCATACCTGTCAGCAAGAAACCCAGTCCATCATTGATAGTATGCAGTATTTGAAAGAGGTACGTTTTTTCCTGCTGAGCCTCAATTCCCTGCCCAGGATAGAAAGATTTAAATCCCGCTATCATTTGGCAGATTATCCGAACGTGGTGGTCGGTAAAGATCATACCTATAGCATTGCCAGCCTGTTTAAGCTCGATGGCATCCCGGCGATGGTGGTCTATGACCGGAAAGGACAGATTACAAAGATTTACGAAGGAGGAGCCACCGCCACAGAATTATTAAAACAACTCAATTGA